A region from the Buchnera aphidicola (Pemphigus populi) genome encodes:
- the rpsG gene encoding 30S ribosomal protein S7, whose translation MPRRRVIGNRKILPDPKFSSETLAKFINILMVDGKKSIAEVIVYRALKKLSQRIGKSELDIFNLALENVRPTVEVKSRRVGGSTYQVPVEVRPVRRNALAMRWIIESARKRSDKSMFLRLSNEISDATENKGNAVKKREEIHRMAEANKAFAHYRW comes from the coding sequence ATGCCTCGTCGTCGTGTCATTGGAAATCGTAAAATTTTACCAGATCCAAAATTTTCGTCTGAAACGTTAGCTAAATTTATTAATATATTAATGGTTGATGGGAAGAAATCAATAGCTGAAGTAATTGTATATCGAGCGTTAAAAAAATTATCTCAACGTATAGGTAAATCTGAATTGGATATTTTTAATCTTGCATTAGAGAATGTACGTCCTACAGTGGAAGTTAAATCTCGCCGAGTGGGAGGATCTACTTATCAAGTTCCGGTAGAAGTACGTCCCGTAAGAAGAAATGCTTTAGCGATGCGTTGGATTATTGAATCTGCACGTAAACGATCGGATAAATCTATGTTTCTCAGATTATCTAATGAAATTTCTGACGCTACAGAAAATAAAGGAAACGCTGTTAAAAAAAGAGAAGAGATTCATAGGATGGCGGAAGCAAATAAAGCTTTTGCGCATTATCGTTGGTAA
- the rpsL gene encoding 30S ribosomal protein S12, whose protein sequence is MATINQLVRRPRVRRITKSNVPALDGCPQKRGVCTRVYTTTPKKPNSALRKVCRVRLTNGFEVTAYIGGEGHNLQEHSVILIRGGRVKDLPGVRYHIVRGSLDCAGVKDRKKSRSKYGVKRSKA, encoded by the coding sequence ATGGCCACAATAAATCAGTTGGTTCGCAGACCTCGTGTTCGTAGAATTACAAAAAGTAATGTACCAGCATTAGATGGATGTCCACAAAAAAGAGGAGTATGTACCAGAGTTTATACAACTACTCCTAAAAAACCTAATTCAGCACTAAGAAAAGTTTGTCGGGTACGATTAACAAATGGTTTTGAGGTAACTGCCTACATTGGTGGAGAAGGACATAATTTACAAGAGCATTCAGTAATTTTAATCAGAGGTGGACGAGTAAAAGATTTACCAGGAGTTCGTTATCATATTGTTAGAGGTTCATTAGATTGTGCGGGAGTTAAAGATCGTAAAAAAAGTCGTTCTAAATATGGTGTAAAAAGATCAAAAGCGTAA
- the tusB gene encoding sulfurtransferase complex subunit TusB, with protein sequence MLHTLMNSPFKSNMVLLLDNLRKSDDFLALQDGVLIAVRKNYFLRDILNSSANLYVLQEDVEARGLSNKISTEFMMISYQKFVFLTEKNKQQMNW encoded by the coding sequence ATGCTACATACTTTAATGAATTCCCCTTTTAAAAGTAATATGGTATTATTATTAGATAATTTGAGAAAATCAGATGATTTTTTAGCGTTACAAGATGGTGTACTTATTGCTGTAAGAAAAAATTATTTTTTAAGAGATATCTTAAACTCATCAGCTAATCTCTATGTATTACAAGAAGATGTTGAAGCACGTGGTCTTAGTAATAAAATTTCAACGGAATTTATGATGATTAGTTATCAGAAATTTGTTTTTTTAACTGAAAAAAATAAGCAGCAAATGAATTGGTAA
- the tusC gene encoding sulfurtransferase complex subunit TusC, translated as MKNIAFVFSHAPHGTAFGREGLDMILSASLTIQNISIFFIGDGIFQLVKNQKPEKILSQDYASAFCILPLYGINTFYFCANSLIERGILEKDIFLLDINILDKYVFQKKISTCDGIINF; from the coding sequence ATGAAAAATATTGCTTTTGTTTTTTCCCATGCTCCACATGGTACTGCTTTTGGAAGAGAAGGTTTAGATATGATCTTATCGGCTTCTTTGACAATACAAAATATTTCTATTTTTTTTATTGGTGATGGAATTTTTCAATTAGTAAAAAATCAAAAACCAGAAAAAATATTATCTCAAGACTATGCATCTGCATTTTGCATTTTACCTTTATATGGTATCAATACATTTTATTTTTGTGCTAATTCTTTAATCGAACGAGGAATTTTAGAAAAAGATATTTTTTTATTAGACATAAATATTTTAGATAAATATGTTTTTCAAAAAAAAATTAGCACATGTGATGGTATTATCAATTTTTAA
- the tusD gene encoding sulfurtransferase complex subunit TusD, whose amino-acid sequence MNYLVIVTGSAYGTENASTALLFSKALIDCGHELNSVFFYFNGVLNANKMIFPADDEYNLVKAWEDFNDQFSIKLNICISAASRRGVISDEQALRIGLQKGNLANGFQLAGLGALSEAIQKCDRIIQF is encoded by the coding sequence ATGAATTATTTGGTAATAGTAACTGGTTCGGCGTATGGCACAGAAAATGCTAGTACAGCTTTATTATTTTCTAAAGCTTTAATTGATTGTGGGCATGAATTGAATAGTGTTTTTTTTTATTTCAATGGTGTGTTAAATGCTAATAAAATGATATTTCCAGCTGATGACGAATATAATTTAGTTAAAGCTTGGGAAGATTTTAATGATCAGTTTTCAATTAAATTGAATATTTGCATTAGCGCAGCATCCAGAAGAGGCGTTATAAGTGATGAACAAGCTTTAAGAATTGGGCTTCAAAAAGGAAATTTGGCAAATGGATTTCAATTAGCTGGATTAGGTGCATTATCTGAAGCGATTCAAAAATGTGATCGTATCATACAATTTTAA
- the fkpA gene encoding FKBP-type peptidyl-prolyl cis-trans isomerase: protein MPSVFSAYKYFETTSLKGNISYITHAPNFKEDNEKTSYALGASLGNYMEHSLMEQEKLGFFLNKMQFIAGIKDTILGELKLSNEEIANRLKNLENKLRGTEMIFLKKQTEENNKKGKIYISKFIKQADVKKTKTGLCLLIKRAGDGTTPKSNDMILVNYKGIFIDGTEFDNSYVSGPIWLSLKNVIPGWQEGIKYIKKGGQIKLVIPPQLAYGENGVPGIPGNSTLIFDIELIDFKSVLE from the coding sequence ATGCCTAGCGTATTTTCAGCATATAAATATTTTGAAACCACATCATTGAAAGGAAATATATCTTATATAACTCATGCACCTAATTTTAAAGAAGATAATGAAAAAACCTCTTATGCATTAGGGGCTTCATTAGGTAATTATATGGAGCATTCATTGATGGAACAGGAAAAATTAGGTTTTTTTCTAAATAAGATGCAATTTATTGCAGGGATAAAAGACACAATATTAGGAGAATTAAAATTATCTAATGAAGAGATTGCAAACAGATTAAAAAATTTAGAAAATAAATTAAGAGGTACAGAAATGATTTTTTTAAAAAAACAAACTGAGGAAAATAATAAAAAAGGAAAAATATATATATCTAAATTTATCAAACAAGCAGATGTGAAGAAAACAAAAACAGGATTATGCCTTTTAATAAAAAGAGCAGGAGATGGTACTACGCCTAAAAGTAATGATATGATTTTAGTGAATTATAAGGGAATATTCATTGATGGCACTGAATTTGATAATTCATATGTCAGCGGACCAATATGGTTATCTTTAAAAAATGTAATTCCAGGATGGCAAGAAGGTATAAAATACATAAAAAAGGGTGGACAAATTAAATTAGTAATACCTCCTCAATTGGCTTATGGAGAAAATGGGGTACCAGGTATTCCTGGTAATTCAACTTTGATTTTTGATATAGAATTAATAGATTTTAAATCTGTATTAGAGTAA
- the tsgA gene encoding MFS transporter TsgA gives MTKINRISLIWISFFSYALTGALIVVTGLVMGKVSEYFQISLSYTSNIFTFLNAGILISIFLNAWLMEIIPLKKQIILGFFLMILSICILILNHSLIFFSFSIFMLGIISGITMSIGTFLITNLYKGSKRASLLLLTDSFFSMSGMLVPIFTAFLLKKNITWYWIYLLIGIIYLFIFLLTINSKFPHLNIVTQEKKINKEEKYTISIFLLSLSALCYILGQLGFISWIPEFSIKLIGTNIVDASKLVSNFWMAYMLGMWCFSGILKFFDLQRIAVFLTGISCTLMYLFIKNINYEYLQWIIILLGFFSSAIYTLIITLGSLQTKRNSPKIINFILTAGTMGTLLTFIVTSPIVAKFGITSALITANILYLIVFILLFILGFFTKHRKH, from the coding sequence ATGACAAAAATAAATCGTATAAGTCTTATTTGGATTAGTTTTTTTTCTTACGCTTTAACTGGTGCATTAATTGTTGTTACTGGATTAGTTATGGGAAAAGTTTCAGAATACTTCCAAATATCACTATCATATACCAGTAATATTTTTACTTTTTTAAATGCTGGAATCTTAATATCTATATTCTTAAATGCTTGGCTAATGGAAATTATTCCATTAAAAAAACAAATAATTTTAGGATTTTTTCTTATGATCCTATCGATATGTATATTAATATTAAATCATAGTTTAATATTTTTTTCATTTAGCATTTTTATGCTTGGTATAATTAGCGGTATTACGATGTCAATAGGAACTTTTTTAATTACTAATTTATATAAAGGAAGTAAAAGAGCTTCCTTACTGCTATTAACAGATTCTTTTTTTAGTATGTCTGGTATGCTTGTTCCTATTTTTACTGCTTTTTTACTAAAAAAAAATATTACATGGTACTGGATCTATCTATTAATAGGAATTATTTATTTATTTATTTTTTTATTAACAATAAACTCGAAATTTCCTCATTTAAATATCGTAACTCAAGAAAAAAAAATAAATAAAGAAGAAAAATATACTATTAGTATATTTTTACTATCTCTGTCCGCATTATGTTATATTTTAGGACAATTAGGATTTATTTCATGGATTCCCGAATTTTCAATAAAATTAATAGGAACAAATATTGTCGATGCTAGTAAATTAGTAAGTAATTTCTGGATGGCATACATGTTAGGTATGTGGTGTTTCAGTGGTATCTTAAAATTCTTTGATTTACAACGTATAGCAGTTTTTCTTACAGGTATTTCCTGTACATTAATGTACTTATTTATTAAAAATATAAATTATGAATACCTGCAATGGATAATTATTTTATTAGGATTTTTTTCTAGTGCTATTTATACTTTAATTATTACATTAGGGTCATTACAAACTAAAAGAAATTCACCTAAAATAATTAATTTTATTTTAACTGCTGGTACTATGGGAACGTTATTAACGTTTATTGTTACCAGTCCTATTGTAGCAAAATTTGGTATTACTTCAGCATTAATAACTGCAAATATATTATATCTGATAGTATTTATCTTATTATTTATTTTAGGTTTTTTTACAAAACATAGAAAACATTAA
- the trpS gene encoding tryptophan--tRNA ligase, translating into MEKNKSILLSAIQPTGCLTIGNYLGALSQWNKVQKEYNSIYCIADLHSVTVQHNNKDLRKNIFDTLALYLACGVDPKKSIIFVQSHVYEHTQLNWILNCYSYFGELTRMTQFKSKLIDGRKNINIGLLNYPVLMASDILLYQTNHVLVGIDQKQHVELVINIANRFNNFYKSKIFTIPAILLSQQGSKIMSLLEPTKKMSKSNINKKNTIFLLEEINSIRKKIKMAVTDSEEPARIYYNFEKKPGISNLLTIFSCFTGKTIAELENEFSKNSYLEFKEALSDALSTVICRLQRSYFEYREDESYLTRIIVNGASQAREYAKKTLETVYYVLGLR; encoded by the coding sequence ATGGAAAAAAATAAATCTATTTTGTTAAGTGCTATACAACCAACGGGTTGTTTAACTATTGGAAATTATTTAGGTGCCTTATCTCAGTGGAATAAAGTACAAAAAGAATATAATTCTATTTATTGTATAGCTGATTTACATTCAGTTACTGTTCAACATAATAATAAAGATTTACGTAAAAACATATTTGATACATTAGCTTTATATTTAGCTTGCGGTGTTGATCCAAAAAAAAGTATTATTTTTGTACAATCACATGTTTATGAACATACTCAATTAAATTGGATATTAAATTGTTATTCTTATTTTGGAGAATTAACACGCATGACGCAATTTAAAAGTAAATTAATTGATGGTAGAAAAAATATTAATATTGGTTTGCTTAATTATCCTGTTTTAATGGCATCGGATATTTTATTATATCAAACTAATCATGTGTTAGTGGGTATCGATCAAAAACAACATGTAGAATTAGTTATTAATATAGCTAATCGTTTTAATAATTTCTATAAAAGTAAAATATTTACTATTCCTGCTATATTACTATCTCAACAAGGTTCTAAAATTATGTCATTGTTAGAACCTACAAAAAAAATGTCTAAATCTAATATAAATAAAAAAAATACTATTTTTTTATTGGAAGAAATAAATTCTATTAGAAAAAAAATTAAAATGGCTGTGACTGATTCGGAAGAACCGGCAAGAATTTATTATAATTTTGAAAAAAAACCTGGAATTTCTAATTTACTAACTATTTTTTCTTGTTTTACAGGAAAAACAATTGCTGAATTAGAAAATGAATTTTCTAAAAATTCATATTTAGAATTTAAGGAGGCGTTATCGGATGCATTGTCTACTGTAATCTGTCGGTTACAAAGGTCTTATTTTGAATACCGTGAAGATGAATCTTATCTAACAAGGATTATAGTTAATGGAGCATCGCAAGCACGTGAGTATGCAAAAAAAACACTAGAAACTGTATATTATGTTTTAGGTTTACGTTAA
- the rpe gene encoding ribulose-phosphate 3-epimerase, translating into MKKFLLSSSILSADFACLGEDTKKVLESGADMIHFDVMDNHFVPNLSMGPMVLKALRNYNIHADIDVHLMTKPVDNLIPQFADAGANYITVHPESTYHLDRTLDLIKFHGCKVGLSFSPATPIGFLDYVMDKLDMILLMSVNPGFGGQSFIPSALDKLREIRKKIDSSAYNILLAVDGGVTVNNIANIALAGANVFIIGSAIFNSDNYKKVIKNMHNALEIVNYGAIH; encoded by the coding sequence ATGAAAAAATTTTTATTGTCATCTTCAATTTTGTCTGCCGATTTTGCCTGTCTTGGAGAAGATACAAAGAAAGTATTAGAATCAGGTGCAGATATGATCCACTTTGATGTTATGGATAATCATTTTGTTCCTAATTTAAGCATGGGACCAATGGTTTTAAAAGCATTAAGAAATTATAATATTCATGCTGACATTGATGTGCATCTTATGACAAAGCCAGTGGATAATTTAATTCCTCAATTTGCAGATGCAGGAGCGAATTATATAACTGTTCATCCGGAATCTACATATCATTTAGATCGTACTTTAGATTTAATCAAGTTTCATGGTTGTAAAGTAGGATTAAGTTTCAGTCCGGCTACACCCATTGGTTTTCTTGATTATGTAATGGATAAATTAGACATGATATTACTAATGTCAGTAAATCCAGGATTTGGTGGACAATCTTTTATTCCCTCTGCTTTAGATAAATTACGTGAAATTAGAAAAAAAATTGATTCAAGTGCATATAATATTTTACTGGCAGTAGATGGAGGTGTAACGGTTAATAATATTGCTAATATAGCTTTAGCCGGTGCAAATGTTTTTATTATTGGTTCAGCAATTTTTAACTCTGATAATTATAAAAAGGTTATAAAAAATATGCATAATGCGTTGGAAATAGTAAATTATGGAGCTATTCATTAA
- the aroB gene encoding 3-dehydroquinate synthase — protein MEKLIVDLGKNSYFISIGSNLLVKKNIFCPLKSGDQAMLVTNKTLANIWKDKVLYYLNKAGIRVNQVVLPDGEKYKNLYEMESIISALLEHRHGRDSTLIALGGGVIGDITGFSAAVYQRGIRYIQIPTTLLSQVDASIGGKTAVNHLLGKNMIGAFWQPSSVLINIDFLHTLPKRELISGIAEIIKYSIIFDVDFFVWLENNIDGILSLDSEVIKYCILKCCEFKLKLIELDEREMNLRALLNLGHTYGHAIESHVGYGNWLHGEAVSAGIVMAARTAEKMGKLDNKDVQRIELLIDRVGLPIKGPKNMLPSSYFPHFMRDKKVLSGMIRMVLPVKIGQAEIFTGIDKSVISSVIEDCI, from the coding sequence ATGGAAAAATTGATCGTTGATTTAGGAAAAAACAGTTATTTCATTAGCATAGGTTCTAATTTATTAGTTAAAAAAAATATATTTTGTCCTTTAAAATCAGGTGATCAAGCAATGTTAGTTACTAATAAAACATTAGCTAATATTTGGAAAGACAAGGTTTTATATTACCTTAATAAGGCAGGAATTAGAGTAAATCAAGTAGTTTTACCAGATGGAGAAAAATATAAAAATTTATATGAAATGGAATCTATAATTTCTGCTTTATTAGAGCATAGGCACGGAAGAGATTCTACTTTAATTGCATTAGGAGGTGGAGTAATAGGTGACATTACTGGATTTAGCGCAGCTGTATATCAGAGAGGTATCAGATATATTCAAATTCCAACAACATTATTATCTCAAGTTGATGCATCTATAGGAGGTAAAACTGCTGTTAATCATCTTTTAGGAAAAAATATGATAGGTGCTTTTTGGCAACCTAGTTCAGTATTAATCAATATAGATTTTTTACATACTTTACCTAAAAGAGAGTTAATTTCAGGTATAGCCGAAATAATAAAATATTCCATTATTTTTGATGTTGATTTTTTTGTTTGGTTAGAAAATAATATTGATGGAATATTAAGTCTTGATAGTGAGGTAATAAAATATTGTATTCTTAAATGCTGTGAATTTAAATTAAAATTAATTGAACTAGATGAACGAGAAATGAATCTTCGTGCTTTATTAAATCTTGGACATACCTATGGTCATGCTATAGAATCTCATGTAGGTTATGGTAATTGGTTACATGGAGAAGCTGTATCAGCTGGTATTGTTATGGCAGCACGTACTGCAGAAAAAATGGGAAAGTTAGATAATAAAGATGTTCAACGTATAGAATTATTGATTGATAGAGTAGGTTTACCCATTAAAGGACCTAAAAATATGTTACCTTCTTCTTATTTTCCTCATTTTATGAGGGACAAAAAAGTTTTATCTGGTATGATTAGAATGGTTTTACCAGTTAAAATTGGTCAAGCTGAAATATTTACTGGAATTGATAAAAGCGTGATTTCATCTGTAATTGAAGATTGTATTTAA
- the aroK gene encoding shikimate kinase AroK: MAEKRNIFLIGPMGAGKSTIGRQLSQQLRMEFYDSDQEIEKRTGADLSWVFDVEGEKGFRDREKKIIDELTKLHGIILATGGGSIKSKEARNQLSSRGIVIYLKTTIEKQLLRTQRDKKRPLLQKDILTRREILENLAYERNPFYQEIADIVVNTDEKSAKIVAHRIIYLLEKIH; the protein is encoded by the coding sequence ATGGCAGAAAAAAGAAATATCTTTCTGATTGGACCTATGGGTGCTGGTAAAAGCACTATTGGTCGTCAATTATCTCAACAACTTAGAATGGAATTTTATGATTCTGATCAAGAAATTGAGAAACGAACTGGTGCTGATTTAAGTTGGGTGTTTGACGTAGAAGGTGAAAAAGGATTTCGTGATCGAGAAAAAAAAATAATTGATGAACTTACTAAACTCCATGGTATTATATTGGCCACAGGAGGTGGTTCCATAAAATCTAAAGAAGCACGGAATCAACTTTCATCGAGGGGTATTGTAATTTATTTAAAAACTACAATTGAAAAACAATTGTTGCGCACACAAAGGGATAAAAAACGTCCATTATTGCAAAAAGATATATTGACTCGTCGGGAAATTTTAGAAAACCTGGCATACGAAAGAAATCCATTCTATCAAGAAATAGCAGATATAGTAGTTAATACAGATGAAAAAAGCGCAAAAATTGTAGCTCATCGTATCATTTATTTGTTAGAAAAAATTCATTAG
- the deoD gene encoding purine-nucleoside phosphorylase encodes MVTPHMNAKMGDFSDIVIMPGDPIRAKYIADNYLKNVIEVNNIRSMFGCTGTYKNRKISIMSHGIGIPSCSIYVKELITEYQVKKIIRVGTCGAVMNRIGLHDIVVGMGACTDSKVNRLNFKDNDFSAIASFPMLLNVFTAAKTLKININIGNLFTTDLFYYDNKDMLDIIEKYGILGIEMETAGIYALAAKYNIEAISICTVTDHIKKSIKVTAEDRQSTLDKMIYLSLESILL; translated from the coding sequence ATGGTTACTCCTCATATGAATGCCAAGATGGGAGATTTTTCAGATATAGTAATTATGCCAGGTGATCCAATTAGAGCGAAATATATAGCTGATAATTATTTAAAAAATGTTATTGAAGTAAATAATATCAGATCAATGTTTGGATGTACTGGTACTTATAAAAATCGTAAAATTTCCATCATGAGTCATGGTATAGGTATACCATCATGTTCTATTTATGTAAAAGAATTAATTACTGAATATCAAGTAAAAAAAATTATAAGAGTGGGGACCTGTGGAGCTGTAATGAATCGTATAGGTTTACATGATATCGTGGTTGGCATGGGTGCATGTACTGATTCAAAAGTTAATAGATTAAATTTTAAGGATAATGATTTTTCAGCTATTGCTAGTTTTCCCATGTTATTAAATGTATTTACAGCAGCTAAAACTCTTAAGATAAATATAAATATAGGAAATTTATTCACAACTGATTTATTTTATTACGATAATAAGGATATGTTGGATATAATAGAAAAATATGGAATTTTAGGGATAGAAATGGAAACAGCAGGAATATATGCTTTAGCAGCAAAATACAATATTGAAGCTATTTCTATTTGTACGGTAACAGATCATATCAAAAAATCAATTAAAGTTACTGCAGAAGATAGACAGTCTACTTTAGATAAAATGATTTATTTATCTTTGGAATCTATTTTATTGTAA
- a CDS encoding phosphopentomutase — translation MKRAFVLVLDSFGIGSSSDAYKFDDDGADTFGHILQACSNGLANKNRKGPLKIPNLMSLGLGELVEKSKKKILFSANDTINIIGSYAYASEISSGKDTISGHWEIAGVPVLFNWDYFKNKENSFPRMLLEEILTRSHLTGSLGNCHASGTTVLDNFGEEHIHTGKPIFYTSEDSVFQIACHEKIFGLQKLYNLSLTVRQILNENKYNIGRVIARPFIGFKKKQFIRTNNRSDFSNQPHSVTVLKKLIDEKCGIVIGIGKISDIYAGVGITHNIKSTGLNNLLDDTMNQIKKSVDNTIIFTNFVDFDSLWGHRRDVSGYAKGLELFDSRLPELLKLIEKEDILIITADHGCDPTWLGTDHTRENVPILIYRPGMTSKYLGHRKTFADIGQTLAQYFSLSKMKYGITML, via the coding sequence ATGAAACGTGCATTTGTTTTAGTGTTAGATTCTTTTGGTATAGGTTCAAGTAGTGATGCATATAAGTTTGATGATGATGGTGCAGATACTTTTGGACATATATTACAAGCCTGTTCGAATGGATTAGCTAATAAAAATAGAAAAGGTCCATTAAAAATACCAAACCTAATGTCTTTAGGTTTAGGTGAATTAGTAGAAAAATCAAAAAAAAAAATATTATTTTCTGCTAATGATACCATCAATATTATAGGGAGCTATGCATACGCCAGCGAAATTTCTTCAGGTAAAGATACTATTTCTGGACATTGGGAAATAGCTGGTGTTCCTGTATTATTTAATTGGGATTATTTTAAAAATAAAGAAAATAGTTTTCCTCGGATGTTACTAGAAGAAATTTTAACACGTTCTCATTTAACAGGATCGTTAGGAAATTGTCATGCTTCTGGAACAACGGTATTGGATAATTTTGGTGAAGAACATATTCATACGGGAAAACCTATTTTTTATACTTCCGAAGATTCAGTATTTCAAATTGCCTGTCATGAAAAGATATTTGGTTTGCAAAAACTGTATAATCTTTCTTTAACAGTAAGACAAATATTAAATGAAAATAAATATAATATTGGCAGAGTCATTGCTAGACCATTTATTGGTTTTAAAAAAAAACAATTTATTAGAACAAATAATAGAAGTGATTTTTCCAATCAACCTCATTCTGTGACGGTATTAAAAAAATTAATTGATGAAAAATGCGGTATTGTGATTGGAATAGGTAAAATTTCAGATATTTATGCTGGAGTAGGTATTACACATAATATAAAATCTACTGGATTAAATAATTTGTTAGATGACACTATGAATCAAATAAAAAAATCTGTGGATAATACTATTATTTTTACTAATTTTGTTGATTTTGATTCTTTATGGGGACATCGTCGTGATGTTTCAGGATATGCTAAGGGGTTAGAGTTATTTGATTCTCGTTTACCTGAATTATTAAAATTGATAGAGAAAGAAGATATCTTGATTATAACAGCTGATCATGGTTGTGACCCAACATGGTTGGGTACTGATCATACAAGAGAAAATGTACCTATTTTAATTTATAGACCTGGTATGACATCTAAATATTTGGGCCATCGTAAAACATTTGCAGATATAGGACAGACATTAGCACAGTACTTTAGTTTATCTAAAATGAAGTATGGAATTACTATGTTATAA